The Dyadobacter sp. 676 DNA window TACTTTGTCGGCGGTCGGCCAGTCACTTACTGCAAGCGCGAATACGCCTGAAATTACAATTGACCCGAAATCGGGCTGAACTTTTCCATTGTACAGGTGGCAATTGTAATTAACGGCATTGTTTCCCAGCATCGTCAATATGTCCTGAACACCATCCCCGTCGTAATCACCGGGGAAAATGAAGTGCCCACTTGGATGGATTTTAGAATAGCCAGGGTAGGGAGAAATGTTCAGTTCATCGAATTGGATGGCGAGTTGTCCATTGGTTTGCCCATTGTAATTTTGAACGGTGCGATAAATGCGGAGACTGTTTAAAGTGCGATTTTTGCCTGATCCGGCAACGTTGGTCATCAAAACATCGTCTGCGCCATCGCCGGTGAAATCATAGGCCAGAAAATTGAATGAATTGGGGATGCTTTGTTTTTTAACAACGCTGTATGTAACGGGTGCGTCAGTTACATTATCCGCAAAGAAACTGTTGGGCTGCCCGATGTACGCAGGGTACTTGACGTAAACGATCATCCTATATACGGCAGGATTCGGAATAAGGCTTGCTTCCAGAAAATCGGTCAACCCGTCTGCGTTGAAATCTCCTGTGATCGTTGTGGATGAAGGGTCTTCATACCCCTCTGTCGTTACGGTGCTGAATTCCGCAGGCGGGTCGCCGTATTTAAAAATAGTGGCATTGAGCTGTGTGCCATCGGTTCCCGCCTCGATGACCTCCTTCAAATAGGAGTTGATGTTATCATGCCCGTAATTGAATTGGTAAGTCCTGACGGTCGACCCCTCGGCTTTGGTCGTTACTTTATCCAGCAAATACTTGCTCTCGATACGCGTATCGTTTTCAAAACCAGCGTTTTCATCGATGGTGCGGATCTTGTAATCGAATTTGACCTGATTATAAGGGGCTAATCCTTGTACCGCATTACCGGTGTAGTTGATTTCGTCAATCAGCAATGCGAAACCAACGCTCTTATATTTAAAATTAATATAATTCCCATCAGGGTACAGGATGCGGGAGAGCGCCCAGGTGAGCACGGTGGCGAACTGGCCGGTATGCCTGGAATCCGGGGTGTTCCCATACTCCATTTTTATTCCCTCTTTGGTAATTACTTCAAACCATTCGGGGCCGTTCCCTTGTGTGCTTTTAGAGGTGATAGTTGCAAAATTTTCAGTTTCAGGCCCGTAGGGGTATTGGGTTCTCCGTAGCTGCCTGCTTTGGCTATCAGCCTGGTGCCATCCAGAACAAACCTGTCGCTGTTGGTCATCACACCAGGATTTGTCTCGTTGTCAAAATACATGTTCCGCGTGGTGCGGGTGATTTTTGACAACCCTCCAATATCCCAGCCCTGGCCCAGGACCCCATTTCCGCCCATGGAATGGTAATTTATCGAGACGGTCGGGCTGATACCGTTGGTTCCAGGCGGAATAACGAGTGCTATCGAATAGGTCGCACCTGCCGACGCAACATTGCCGCCGCCGGAAATGCTCCCCACAGGCAGACTTTGGTTAATTGCCCGGCCGTCGAAGGTGGCCCCCGTGTATAGAGGTTGATAGGTGACGTTTTGAGCGGTCGAAGCGAAGCCAGTAAAGATTATCAGGACCCGGAGCAGTTTGCCAATTTGATTGAATGTTTTGAACGCCGGCGAGTTTTGGCTGTAACGGTTGTTCATATACCGAAAATTTAACACTTAGATAGTGGTGGAGAAAAAGATAACTTGAATAGTTTCGGGGTTTTATTAAGAAATGTGCATTCAAATGGTTATTCCCGGGCTATATTCCAACCCTGTTTTTTTTTTGAGATGGATCGGGGTGGTCGAATCGTAATAAATGAAGCTGAGCAGATACAGTTGACGTGAACAAAAGTGCTTTGCGTTATAACTTTGGCAAACGTAGAAGTTTTATTTTGAGCAAGTTGTAGAATACGGAAGTGATTTATTTAACGGGAAGTTAAATAATTGATAATCAGGTGTATGTAAGTGTGTTTGTCTTTTGATAACTCAAACTCCCATCTAAATGCTCTTTATAAATGTAGCGTTTATTGTAAGCACATTTATAGTTATCAAAAGGTATTTAGTTTCTTGCTAATCCCTTGGCTAAAGATAAATGATACGAAAAAATGTAATTCAATACATTTGATCGTTTTGTTTCTCCTATTTTATTTTTTTTATCGGGTGAATGGATGTGAATAATCAGAAATAACGATGGCTTTATTGATGGATAGTTGTGGTATAAAACCTTTCGATGCACATCTCAGCTTAACGGCCCTTCTCGCCCGTATGCGAAGCACCGCTGGCCCCGGCATGACCAATGCAAGAAGCATTTGGAATATTGTCTGTGCCTTTTTTCATTAACTTTAGAACTTTATGAAAGTCAACTTCACCCAACCCCCAAACCAATGGCACAGCTCAGAAAAGAAGACATCAAACAGGAAGTATTCGACCTATACGACGACTATGCGCATGACCGTATCGATCGCCGCAATTTTGTGCAGAGTTTGTCCGCTTATGCGGTAGGCGGCGTGACGATAGCTTCACTGATGAGCTTTTTAATGCCCGACTATCAGGGTGCTGTTCAGGTGCAGGCAGGCGACCCGCGTTTGCAATCCGATTATGTCAATTATGATTCGCCGAAAGGCGGAAAGACGATCAAAGCTTTATTGTCCAGGCCGGTGGATGCAGAAGGGACGCTTGGGGGAATTGTGGTCGTCCATGAAAACAGGGGATTGAACCCGCACATCGAGGATATCGCCCGTCGTGCTGCATTGGCAGGCTTTATTTCCATTGCGCCCGACGCGCTTTCGCCATTGGGTGGTTATCCTGGGAATGACGACGCCGGGCGTGAGCTACAAAGCAAGCGCGACCGCGGTGAAATGCAGGAGGACTTCATCGCAGCATATGAATATTTGAAAAACCACAAGGATTGCAATGGCAAAGTCGGTGTGGTAGGTTTCTGTTTTGGTGGGGCTATCGCCAACATGATGGCCGTGCGCATTCCGGATCTGGCAGCCTCGGTGCCGTTTTATGGCGGGCAGCCGGCAACGGAGGATGTTCCGAAAATCAAGGCACCGCTGCTTTTGCATTATGCGGGCCTGGATACGCGCGTGAACGAAGGCTGGCCGGCGTATGAAAAGGCATTGAAGGAAAACCACAAGGAATACACAGCGTACATTTATCCTGGTGTGAACCACGGTTTTCATAACGACACGACTCCCCGTTACGATAAGGCGGCTGCCGAGCTGGCGTGGAAACGTACGATCGATTTCTTTAAGGCGAAATTGGCCTGAAAGGCGGCATACGCAGCGGTTTTATCGGCATCCTGGTCTGTAATGATAGGAAGTTTGTTTTATCATTAACAAAGATGTCATGAAATGTGATTTACGAACCTTTTTTGCGCTTTGCTTGCTGGTTGTTGGCCTGCATGCCTGCACCATGCAGGACCATGTCGCTCCCCGCAAAATAAAGCTCAGTACACCCGAATTCGAATACACCGACGATTTCAAAATGCGATTTAAAATACAGGTCGATTCGCTGGGTGATTTGCCTGTGACCGAATACGGAATTTTACATCTCAGTTTTTTCCGGGCACAAAACGATACCGATTACACACCCCGGATCGAGCATGGAGCACGAATGCAGTTCGACCAGCCGGTCGCTTTGGGTGTTAACAGCTACGTTTATACCGGCAATGCTTTTCAGGGCAAGTACTTCTTTTTTTACCGCGCTTATGCATTGCTCTCCGACGGCTCGGTATCTTACGGGGATATCAAGAGCTTTACTTTTGGGCCATAGCGTGCTCTGGAAAAGCAAATCGCCCCGTCAAACTGCTTTCGGTTTCACGGGGGCGATTGCTTTACGGTTTTTGTCTGTTGAGGTAATCGGTATGATATTGTCGCAGTTTCTGGTCGAGCTGGTAGCCTGTGCGGTAGCGTTCTCCGATCCGGAAACCACGTGTATAGCTGTACTCCCAGCGGAACTCGTCTGTAGTCCGGAACCGCAGCTTTTTGCCCTGGGCGATTTTGCCGGGCGGAATAGGCACTGCAAAATTGAAACCCGCCGTGGTGCCGTTATTGGTTTTCATCACATATAAACCCACTTCCACATTCGTGAACTGCCGGATCAGATCGAGGCGTCCGCCTTCGTCGCCGGCAAGATACCTTCCGCCCGACAATTTCAGCGTCACATCCGGCTGGGGAAGCCGGTAGGCAACATCGGCGATGAGGAGCAGGTTATCCATGTTTTCGTAATAAATGCCGCTTCTCGTATAATAATACAGGCCTGTAAGCCCGCCTTCCAGCCCGAACGACCATGGCCCGGCCAGGTCGTGGCGGCGGTATTGTACATTCACGCCGTATTGGTCATTGTAAAAATAACCCGCCGACGCGCTAACAAAATGTTTGCCGAATGCCAGGAACTGGTTCAGGAAAACCGGTGCCGGGCGAATGATTCGTGGACGGTCGTCGAGGTCGTTGGTGATCGGAAAGAGCACGCCCGCATTGAGCGCCATCCCTTTCCAGAGGTAGAACTGCGTTTGGAGCAACAGACTGGTATTGCTTTGTAATGTCTTTTCGCGGTAACCGAAATTGGCCGCGAATACAGGTTGCAGCCAGAAATCCAGTTTATATTTATTCAGTAAAAAACGGGATGTCCGTATTTCATCTTTTCCCGGTATGCGATAGCTGATCCGTTTGCCCATCCGGTAGGCGCCAATGGGAACGCCCTGGAACATAGGTATGAGCTCTTTTGGGGCCGAGTCCGCTAATGCGCGCTGGATTTCGAGCATGCCGATATAGGGATTGCGGTAAAGCCGCTGTTCGTAAACTACTTTGCCTGCGGTAGAATCAATGCTAAGGTTTTCAAAATTGTTGAGCAGTTTTTGCCGTTCGGCATCGGGTGCCGGTTTGGCCTTTTCGGGATCCTGGTAACTGCGGACTCTTTTCGGCAGCCGCAGCATATTCACGGCATAGGATGTTCCGAAAGTAACCTGATCGAAGTTCAGCACGCCGGCCTGTATGGTCCAGCGTTTGAAAAGTGTAGCGTAAAGGCCCGCATTAAAATGCTGGCTGTCCCATTCCGCCATGAAACCCGCCATGTTATCGAACCGCAAATTGAAACCGCCGAACGGCCCCGACAAGTAGCGGTAGGCAAGGTCCTTTTTCTTGACGATTTCAAGGTTTTCGAAAATATTATAGTTGTTTTTTTCGGATTCGTCGCGCTGTATGAAAACGGGGCTGCCGAATCCGGCGGTAACGTCCGCGTAAAGCCGGTTCCCCAGGCGAAGCGTTTTGCTCCCTACGAGTGCGTTGGTGGATAGTGAGTTGTCGATCCCGAACGGAGCCGAAAGGATAATCGCCACCGAAGGGCGTTTGTCGGTTTCTTTGAAGAGGAGATACTTGATATCGAGCTGCCGGTCGCCGATGCCTTTTTGCCCGCGTTTCTTCTCGTTGTTGATGCGCAGCAGGTTAACGTTGATTTCCAGCCTTGGCAGTACCGTCAGGTTGGCGAAATAGATACCCTCCGAATTCCGGCGGTTGTATCTGAAACCGTACCGGATCGGGTTGAAATGGTAGCCGAACTGAAATGCCCCATCGCTGGTCTGTTGAGCGGACGGAATGTAGATCAGCCCCGGCTTACCGGAAATATTGGTTTGTGCGTGTACGCGAAAGCCCATACAAAGAGCAAGCAGAAAGGGAAATAACGTATTTCCCCTTCTGCCTCTAACAAATTGAATCATCCGCCTGACGATTAGATACCGCTGCCCTGGTTGTGGCAGTTTTCGATCATTTTGTCTCTCAATTCGATCGCTTTGGCAAGTGCATCGTTATAGCCTGCTTCAACGGCCGCAGTATTGGTGTTTTTGATTTCTTCTGCACGTGCTTTCGCGATGGCAGCGATCTCTGTACAGCTTCCGGTTTTCGCAGCTTCGAGCTGGTTCACTTTATCCAGGTAGTCGAGCAACTGGATGTTGATCAGCGCTTTCAGGTATTCATATTGGCCCGGGCGCAGGAAAGGCTTCGCTTTTTCCAGTGCTGCCAAAGCTTCGTTGGCGATTTTGATGCCTACCTGGCGAAGTGCCTCGAAACGCTCGGCGCTGTTTTCGCCGGTACATTTTTCAAGGTTTTTCTGGATGCGTTCCAGGTCTTTGGCATAAGCTTCGTTGATTTTCGCAAGCTCTCTTGCCTTGCCTTCGTCGAGGCGTTCTTTGGTCCTTTCGAACTTCTCGTTAGCGCGGGCGATACAGTCGTCGGCGTCGCGTGCTTCAACGGCCGGGCCTGGCTTGGCGGTGCTTTCTGTTACGGCACCGGTTCTGCCGCCGTCAGGAAGCCCGTCTACCTTCGCAGCGGTAAGCAACGAAAGATAGCCCTGAAGTTTCGCATCGGCCGACACTTTGTTCAGGATCGAACGCACCTGGTCCGAATTGAGTACTGTTTTGGATGCCTGCGATGGCGAAACTTCGTTCAAAGCCTTGATTTCGGCTTGTGAAAGCGAAGAAGATACCTCTTCGGCAGCCTTTGAAACGCTCGCGGGAATGTTGCCGGCTGTAACCGTGCTCAGCGACTTGTTTAACTCCTGAGTCTTGGCCGAAGGCTCCACTTTTCCGGGTACCAGTTTGATGTCCGGTGTTTCCTGCAGTGTGGTAGGTGCAAGTTCCAGCTTGTCCAGTTGGTTGGAAAGCTCTGTGTTGGCAGGTTCGAGTGAATCAGCTTCTTTGTCCTTACAATCATAAAGGAAGAATGTAAGGAACGTCAGAAGGGTGAGTAACCTCAGTGTACGTGTTTTCATACGAGTTAGATTTAGTGAAAAGAATTATGGCGGATTATTAAATTGGTTTATACTAAGTACACTATCTTCCCGGGTCAGCGGGCCTGCGAAGGCCTGACCAAGCGATGGCTGATTACCGGATGTAAACAGTCTGGTATCCCCAATCGCACGGTAATGCCGGGGTATTGCTTTCACAATGCCGGCCGCCTGCGCGAACGGATACGCCTATATGTAATCTGTCATGCCATAATACAACCCATTTGGCTGCAAAGCATGATCAGCGCCGCACGTGCCTTTCCTTCATCCCAGGAGGAATTTTCGCAATTATCAGTAAGAGGAAGATGACCGGACATCCCTTGGCCGGACGTCCTTGAAACAGAATAGTCAACAGATAGGGTAGGATTGCCGACGCGCCCTGAACGGGGACGCTCTGCACTGGGTCGCCCTAGGTAAGGGTGCCCTGAATTCGGTTGCCCTGAAACGGGCCACACGCTGCTTCGTGGCGAAAGCCATTGATAACGATTTTCCATCATGTCTTTTAACGTTGAGTAAGTTATTATCCAGACAGAGTTTCCGCTTTAACAGAATTCCACTAGCAATTGTCGACGTTATTTTACGGTCTAACTCATTTGTGTAAAATAAAATCTACAACAAGTTTAAGGGATTAGATTTCAATTTCAAAATAAAATTATTGCGGCTAATTGTTAACTCGCTGTAAATCAATGCATATTATTTTTAGTAATCCAGATATTTCAAGATGTTCTTTTAAAAATTACACAATGCATCGGCGCCGGAAGCCCGGTTTATACTACAAGTAACTTATAGTATAGCGACAGTCTGGCGAAAAAAAGTAAGAGGGTGCCTATTTGTTGGCGATGATGGTTAATGACCATATTATAATTGGCTATTTGCTGTTTTTTCGAAATGAATGGCTATATTTTTATAGAAGCATGCTTTCTAAAAGTGTTTAAATACCTAAATCCTAACCAACATCTCATGAACTTTTTCAAACTGCTTCGGTCGCAGTGTGCGGGTATCCGCTTTCCGGCAGGGGTGCTGCTTGTGCCCCTCCTTGCCGGTGCGTCGTTTGGCCAGCCCATCGACCTGCTCATCAAAGGCGGCCATGTCATCGACCCCGGGAACCGCATCGATGCGATCATGGACGTGGCTGTTACCGCCGGGAAGATTACACAGGTAGCCGCCGGTATTCCCGTATCCGATGCCAAAAAAGTGGTTGATGCCAAAGGACTGTACGTCGCACCGGGCTTTATCGACATGCATGTCCATGTTTTCAATGGGACAAGCCCGGACGCTTACATTGCCAACGGGCATACGAGCGTAGCGCCGGATGGTTTCACCTTCCGGGCGGGCGTCACGACGGTTGTCGATGCCGGCTCGTCGGGCTGGCGTAATTTCAAGCTTTTCAAAGCGCAAACGATCGATCGCTCCCAGACGCGCGTACTGGCTTTCCTGAATATCGTAGGTGCCGGGATGGCCAGCCGCTATGAAGAGCAGGATCTGAGCGACATGAACCCGGTAATGGTGGCGAATATGATCAGGCGCCTGTACCCGAATCTGATCGTCGGCATCAAATCAGCCCATTACTGGGGTGATTATAGCCAGGTACAGCGTGCTGTCGAAGCGGGGAAGCTGGCGGATGTGCCGGTTATGGTCGATTTTGGCGAGCACCGGCCGCCGTTGTCGATCGAGAAGCTTTTCAGGGAATACCTCAGGCCGGGCGATATTTTCACGCATACTTACGCCCACGGGCCCAACGACCGCGAGACGGTGGTGGACGAGCACGGTAAAGTGAAGCCTTTCGTGCTCGAAATGCAAAAGAAAGGGCTGGTGTTCGATGTCGGCCATGGCGGTGGCGCGTTTGCATGGAGACAGGCCATCCCGTCCGTCAAACAAGGTTTTCTTGCGAATGTCATCAGTACTGACTTGCATACCGACAGTATGAACGGAGGCATGAAAGGCCTCGACAATGTGATTTCGAAATTCCTGAATATGGGAGTTTCGCTTGCCGACGCCATTCTGCGCGTGACGTGGAACCCCGCGCAGGTAATCAGGCGTCCCGACCTGGGGAGCCTCACGGTAGGTAACGAGGCAGATATCACGGTTTTCAACGTTCGGACGGGCGACTTCGGTTTTATGGACACCCGGAGACTGAGGATGAAAGGGGACAAGAAACTGGAAGCCGAGCTTACGATCCGTGCAGGCAAAGTGGTGTGGGACCTGAACGGCATCAGCGTTCCGGGTTGGGAATCTGAAATGCAGGGCAAATAGGTATGAAAAAGCAATTCTTTAAAATCCATCGCCCGTTTTTTTCCGCCTTATGGCTTGCATTTGCTGCTCTGACGGCCCCTGCCGCTTTTGCGCAATCCTATGAGCTGGTCATCAAAGGGGCGCATGTTATCGATCCGGCCAATTCGCTGAATGCGGTAATGGACGTTGCCGTCGGCCAGGGTAAGATCGCCAAAGTGGCGCCGGTAATCAACGACAGCGCGTCGCAGGTGGTCGTGGCCGATGGCCTCTATCTCACACCCGGTTTCATCGACCCGCATACGCATGTGTTCGTGGGGCCGTTGCCGGGGCTATTTGCGAACGGCGTAAACAGCGTTTCGCCGGATGATTTTACATTCCGGTCGGGAGTAACGACCGTCGTGGACGCCGGTACTTCCGGCTGGCGCAGCTTCCCGCTGTTCAAAAAGCAGGTAATCGATCAGTCCAAAACCCGCATTCTGGCATTTCTGAACATTGCCGGAGGGGGCATGACGGGTGCCGGTCACGAGCAAAATTTAGCGGATATGAATGTGGATTCCGCTGTTGCCGTGATACGGCAATATCCCGGGATAATCGCAGGGGTGAAGATCGGCCATTATAATGGAAAGGAGTGGACGCCATTTGAAAACGCATTGAAGGCGGCTGGGCTGGTTGGTAAGCCGCTCTTTGTGGAATGCCATTTGCCGGAGTATTCCCTGGAAGACCAGCTCTCCAAAATGCGGCCGGGCGACATGATTACCCATACGTTCGAGAACATAAAAGAGCGCATGCCGATCGTGGACGCGAACGGGCGGGTGCACCCGTTTGTGCTCGAAGCCCGTGAAAGAGGTATTTTGTTTGACCTTGGGCACGGCGGAGCGGGCTTCTGGTTCGATCAGGCCATGCCGGCCGTGAA harbors:
- a CDS encoding FG-GAP-like repeat-containing protein, producing the protein MEYGNTPDSRHTGQFATVLTWALSRILYPDGNYINFKYKSVGFALLIDEINYTGNAVQGLAPYNQVKFDYKIRTIDENAGFENDTRIESKYLLDKVTTKAEGSTVRTYQFNYGHDNINSYLKEVIEAGTDGTQLNATIFKYGDPPAEFSTVTTEGYEDPSSTTITGDFNADGLTDFLEASLIPNPAVYRMIVYVKYPAYIGQPNSFFADNVTDAPVTYSVVKKQSIPNSFNFLAYDFTGDGADDVLMTNVAGSGKNRTLNSLRIYRTVQNYNGQTNGQLAIQFDELNISPYPGYSKIHPSGHFIFPGDYDGDGVQDILTMLGNNAVNYNCHLYNGKVQPDFGSIVISGVFALAVSDWPTADKVHIADFNGDGKSDVMLIKGSNCEIFTFDGWTARRIHYSGNYLTKDHLCYFGDFNGDRKTDVLAKSTTSGTWKILISNGIYFYESPFTFNTLPNTDPFTGDQLAVADINGDGKSDICHGWQLSQTANFDVYYGKGYSWSTGTSFYRVNSTYLLYLGAPPPMIGDFNGDHRADIINFKNISNPMDIFYFKKEGRENLLEKVKNGYNHVTEWVYKKLTDENGFHIRGNLTAYPFNAVQPPLYAVSDFKLQNGVGGYNSIQYNYEATKLHRAGKGFLGLAR
- a CDS encoding SpvB/TcaC N-terminal domain-containing protein; translated protein: MNNRYSQNSPAFKTFNQIGKLLRVLIIFTGFASTAQNVTYQPLYTGATFDGRAINQSLPVGSISGGGNVASAGATYSIALVIPPGTNGISPTVSINYHSMGGNGVLGQGWDIGGLSKITRTTRNMYFDNETNPGVMTNSDRFVLDGTRLIAKAGSYGEPNTPTGLKLKILQLSPLKAHKGTAPNGLK
- a CDS encoding dienelactone hydrolase family protein; the protein is MAQLRKEDIKQEVFDLYDDYAHDRIDRRNFVQSLSAYAVGGVTIASLMSFLMPDYQGAVQVQAGDPRLQSDYVNYDSPKGGKTIKALLSRPVDAEGTLGGIVVVHENRGLNPHIEDIARRAALAGFISIAPDALSPLGGYPGNDDAGRELQSKRDRGEMQEDFIAAYEYLKNHKDCNGKVGVVGFCFGGAIANMMAVRIPDLAASVPFYGGQPATEDVPKIKAPLLLHYAGLDTRVNEGWPAYEKALKENHKEYTAYIYPGVNHGFHNDTTPRYDKAAAELAWKRTIDFFKAKLA
- a CDS encoding YjbH domain-containing protein — encoded protein: MIQFVRGRRGNTLFPFLLALCMGFRVHAQTNISGKPGLIYIPSAQQTSDGAFQFGYHFNPIRYGFRYNRRNSEGIYFANLTVLPRLEINVNLLRINNEKKRGQKGIGDRQLDIKYLLFKETDKRPSVAIILSAPFGIDNSLSTNALVGSKTLRLGNRLYADVTAGFGSPVFIQRDESEKNNYNIFENLEIVKKKDLAYRYLSGPFGGFNLRFDNMAGFMAEWDSQHFNAGLYATLFKRWTIQAGVLNFDQVTFGTSYAVNMLRLPKRVRSYQDPEKAKPAPDAERQKLLNNFENLSIDSTAGKVVYEQRLYRNPYIGMLEIQRALADSAPKELIPMFQGVPIGAYRMGKRISYRIPGKDEIRTSRFLLNKYKLDFWLQPVFAANFGYREKTLQSNTSLLLQTQFYLWKGMALNAGVLFPITNDLDDRPRIIRPAPVFLNQFLAFGKHFVSASAGYFYNDQYGVNVQYRRHDLAGPWSFGLEGGLTGLYYYTRSGIYYENMDNLLLIADVAYRLPQPDVTLKLSGGRYLAGDEGGRLDLIRQFTNVEVGLYVMKTNNGTTAGFNFAVPIPPGKIAQGKKLRFRTTDEFRWEYSYTRGFRIGERYRTGYQLDQKLRQYHTDYLNRQKP
- a CDS encoding amidohydrolase/deacetylase family metallohydrolase, with amino-acid sequence MNFFKLLRSQCAGIRFPAGVLLVPLLAGASFGQPIDLLIKGGHVIDPGNRIDAIMDVAVTAGKITQVAAGIPVSDAKKVVDAKGLYVAPGFIDMHVHVFNGTSPDAYIANGHTSVAPDGFTFRAGVTTVVDAGSSGWRNFKLFKAQTIDRSQTRVLAFLNIVGAGMASRYEEQDLSDMNPVMVANMIRRLYPNLIVGIKSAHYWGDYSQVQRAVEAGKLADVPVMVDFGEHRPPLSIEKLFREYLRPGDIFTHTYAHGPNDRETVVDEHGKVKPFVLEMQKKGLVFDVGHGGGAFAWRQAIPSVKQGFLANVISTDLHTDSMNGGMKGLDNVISKFLNMGVSLADAILRVTWNPAQVIRRPDLGSLTVGNEADITVFNVRTGDFGFMDTRRLRMKGDKKLEAELTIRAGKVVWDLNGISVPGWESEMQGK
- a CDS encoding amidohydrolase/deacetylase family metallohydrolase produces the protein MKKQFFKIHRPFFSALWLAFAALTAPAAFAQSYELVIKGAHVIDPANSLNAVMDVAVGQGKIAKVAPVINDSASQVVVADGLYLTPGFIDPHTHVFVGPLPGLFANGVNSVSPDDFTFRSGVTTVVDAGTSGWRSFPLFKKQVIDQSKTRILAFLNIAGGGMTGAGHEQNLADMNVDSAVAVIRQYPGIIAGVKIGHYNGKEWTPFENALKAAGLVGKPLFVECHLPEYSLEDQLSKMRPGDMITHTFENIKERMPIVDANGRVHPFVLEARERGILFDLGHGGAGFWFDQAMPAVKQGFYPNSFGTDLHRFSMNSAMKDMANVMSKFMAMGLSLEQVVKIATWNAAKAIGHPELGNLKEGNPADIVLFRLRKGAFGFMDSAGSSIGGARKLEVELTVRQGKVVWDLNGIAARKKGF